The sequence below is a genomic window from Nakaseomyces glabratus chromosome F, complete sequence.
GTATTAACCTCTGAAACtaattactattttttggATAATTGGTATACCTAGATAAACGATAATGGTGGCTCTTATATTATGGGCATAACAGTATACTATTTTTGTAACACAGCATACATATTTTCTAGcacaattttctttttcaattcatgATAGATATGGATACATATATTAAACTATAGAACtttctgttcttttttAACCAGATCCGCAGACCAAATCGCTGCTCCGACTGTGTTACTCATAATTGTTACCATAGAGGCCAAAGGAATTAATTCAAATAGGCCCGCAGATACACCAAAGCAAGCTAACTGACCCAgatttttgtatttgaaCTTTTTGATGTCTGGGCTTGTATATTGCTTCAAGAATAGATAACGACTTAGATAGCTTAGTGCCCTATCCGGTGCTGTTATTTGGTTAACTATCAAAGGGCCTAATACTGGAATGAGGGATACTAATGACAAAACGATAGATTGTCCCAAGCTAGTAACTTTTGCCGAAAGgaatgaatatattattgtgTGTGCAGACCAAATAGATCTCCGTGACTTAGTAGTCTTTCTGCTGAGATATTTTGCATCAGAGACTAACTTTTGTTGGCCGTTCTTGGCCAAAGTAAGGTCGAAGACCTCAGTGTTCAGTTTTTCGAGCATCAAGTTCCTACATATATAAGCAGCGATAGAATTAGACTGAACTAGCCATTGTATGTGAGCTAGAACGAGACCAATAGGACCCATAGTTAACAAGGCACCTCCCAGAATAAAGGGCATAATTGTGACATAATATGCACCTGCTACCACAGCAAATATTACTAGATATGATCCGGCAAATATACCTAGCGGTTTCCAATAGTAAGGCCTTGTGATAACATTAAATAGACCCTAGAATGAGTAAAAGATGCCATCTCATCCAGCGAACTCTCAGAGATGATTGAGAATTTGATAGATAAAACAAGCAAATCTGAATGTTAGTAAAGTTGTTTTGTGTTTTTAGGTTGTTGCTCACTTTAACTAAAACATACCTTTAGTGGGTACTTGTATGTACTCGATAGGAACAAATCTTTGTTGAACCCTTGTTTTATCAAATCCATCTTGAATAGATACCTCTTTTGTCTCAATTTTGCGTGATCTAATACTGGAGTGAAGAGATACTGTTGTAAATAGCCAGCAATACCCATTTTAAATATGAATTAATTtataagaataatattaatagaAAATAGATGAATCGatataatttttgcaaatGAGGGGGTGGGGTTGTATTGCGTTAACAAGTAAAAATGCTAATTATCGAAAATTTGGTCAAACAATGCTAGAGGACTAAAAGTAAATGAACCCCCCGATGTATTACAGCTAATATTATTGCCATATGCCCAAGGGGACCCTTGATGATCAAAGGCCATCGCAAATTGATGATAATTAAATTAGTTTTTTAAATCTGTAAAAAGTAGTCACACGCAGAAATTGCCGTAGTCAAGACACATCTCCTCATACATAAGACTAAAAGGGCATAGAAAGGGTACTTGACTAGATAGAGCTCTCGGAGTTTAGAACATCCACTAGCGGGTATTTGCAATGTAGCATTTGTTGATCTGTTTTAAGGTTATGGTATAGGAAATACATTAACGAATCTTTAGCTATCTATGTAAAGGTTTCAAGTTTTAGGTGCTATGTAGACTCCTGTGGTTGTATAGGGCCGAATTTCTTTGTCCTTAATTttacttcttcttttaaCTCTCTTGCGCTCCAAAGCGATGCGCCCACAAACAAGCTTGGTTGGAGGTATCCTGAGAGAAATGGAAGGGACTCTATGACTGCGCAAGCTACTCCATATAGATACCATTTACTATAGTTCTGGTAGTATACTTTTCTTAGTTCTTTCTCATCCATCTTTCGTAGTTCTTTGAAATAAGGCTGGAAATATGCGAACCCATTTTGTCCTGCAAAGATTAATTGAACTATTGTGATTCCAAAAAATGGTATAAAGAAGCATGCaactataaatatatagtccagaatttcaattgatctatctatcaagaaattggGAAGTGTATCTACAAGGAACTCTGCGCTTGTAATTCTTCTCCACAGTCTGATATTGGTGTCGCCTTGGAAAATGTTTATGGTCTGTGtgaaaacaacaaattgaTTTAAGTTTAAAGTGGTGAAAACATTTCCCAAAACTAGGGCACCTAATTTATCAGTGTCTCTTCTGGTGTCCATAAGGGCCAAGTAATTGCTTACAAGAATAACTTGTACAATCACTAGCGCAATTGCAATGGGACccaaaaacaaagaataaaCCATAGTCATTGCAGGCCCAAATACTAAAGCAAAAGTAGAGCCATCTGCAACCATGCAcattaaatattttaacGTCATCGTAGATGGACCGTTCTCAGAAGTACCGTTTTTATAGTCAAATGTTATGCCCTTAAAAggataaaagaaaatttccTTTTTGGTTTGAAAGTCTTCTGTTatacttttcttcaagagtGTCATGTTTCCCTGGTACTCGTCAAATCTATCTTTATAGGCATTGAATTTTCTCTGGAATATATTCATCTCTTTGTTGGATTGTTTCTTTTGCCATAGTTCTCGAACCTTGAGCTTATTCTTTTCCCTCTCGATCACATCATCTCCAGGTAGTGGCTGTAGCTTCAGCCCTTTCATAGGTTTTGGATTCACATATTCGGGGTTATTCAGATGAGTATATTCTGGGCCATGTATTTCACAAGGCTCAGTGATAAAATCAAACTTATAGGGCGGATCGACATTTAAATTCATGGTTTCTTAATATTTCTAAATCGCTTGGTAGATTGAATCAGTACTTTGGAAACCCTGTTAGGATAGAATATTTATGATTATGCTAAGTACTGCTACATTATAATATAAGAATAGTTGGTTTTAGTTGTCATCCGCAGTAATTCTTCTTAATGTATTATGTCGAGTGacacaaaatattaaaactACTACCCGTAACccaaaaaaacaatgagCGGTTCAGCTCTCTACTTGAAGTccaaaacagaagaaaactCGTTTTTGCTCTGGCCAAA
It includes:
- the RRT8 gene encoding Rrt8p (CAGL0F00869g~Ortholog(s) have role in ascospore wall assembly and ascospore wall, lipid droplet, prospore membrane localization), whose protein sequence is MGIAGYLQQYLFTPVLDHAKLRQKRYLFKMDLIKQGFNKDLFLSSTYKYPLKGLFNVITRPYYWKPLGIFAGSYLVIFAVVAGAYYVTIMPFILGGALLTMGPIGLVLAHIQWLVQSNSIAAYICRNLMLEKLNTEVFDLTLAKNGQQKLVSDAKYLSRKTTKSRRSIWSAHTIIYSFLSAKVTSLGQSIVLSLVSLIPVLGPLIVNQITAPDRALSYLSRYLFLKQYTSPDIKKFKYKNLGQLACFGVSAGLFELIPLASMVTIMSNTVGAAIWSADLVKKEQKVL
- the LDS2 gene encoding Lds2p (CAGL0F00891g~Ortholog(s) have role in ascospore wall assembly and ascospore wall, ascus lipid droplet, cytoplasm, prospore membrane localization), which codes for MNLNVDPPYKFDFITEPCEIHGPEYTHLNNPEYVNPKPMKGLKLQPLPGDDVIEREKNKLKVRELWQKKQSNKEMNIFQRKFNAYKDRFDEYQGNMTLLKKSITEDFQTKKEIFFYPFKGITFDYKNGTSENGPSTMTLKYLMCMVADGSTFALVFGPAMTMVYSLFLGPIAIALVIVQVILVSNYLALMDTRRDTDKLGALVLGNVFTTLNLNQFVVFTQTINIFQGDTNIRLWRRITSAEFLVDTLPNFLIDRSIEILDYIFIVACFFIPFFGITIVQLIFAGQNGFAYFQPYFKELRKMDEKELRKVYYQNYSKWYLYGVACAVIESLPFLSGYLQPSLFVGASLWSARELKEEVKLRTKKFGPIQPQEST